The window ATGTCGATAGATTGCAAAGAGGGTATATCCGCCCATCGACAAGCCCACAAACACCGCATGAGCAATCCCGAGGTGATCGAGCAGGCGGATGACGTCCCTGGCATAATCGTCCAACGAATCCTTCCATGGCACGATATCGGATTCTCCATGTCCTCCAAGATCGATGGTGATCACTCGATAGGTGTCCTTTAGCGCATCGACTTGAGGTTGCCACATGGTTTTGGAAAGTGGGAAGGCATGGATAAAGACGAGTGGCGTGCCGTTCCCTTGATCGGAATATCCGACGGTCACTCCATGAATCAGCGCTTTCACCGGTCTCTCCTTTTTTGTCGATGGGAGCCACACCGGTTTTTCTCGAGTGAGGTCATCAAAGAGCCATATGGCGGTTTCATTTGCGGGTGCATGACCGGTGGTTATAGCATACTGAGAATAGAGAGGTAACCACAGAACCGGCTGCCAGAAATGCCTACGGGTACGTGTATTTTTATGGAATTCTTTGAGCCACAGTCCCAAGAAGATCTTTTCCCTGTTCAGGAATCTTCCGATATACCCGCGGCTCCGTTAGCAGAGAGGATGCGGCCGCTGGATTTTGATGAGTTTGTGGGGCAGGAAGACGTCCTGGCCGAAGGTCAGCCGCTGCGTGTGGCCATTGAACATGATCGTGTGCCCTCACTTATTCTATGGGGCCCGCCGGGGACGGGGAAGACGACGTTAGCGAGCATAATCGCCAATAAAACCCGGGCGACATTTATCCCGTTTTCAGCAGTGCTCAGTGGCGTGCCCGAGTTGCGTGGATTGCTGAAAACGGCCCAACAACGCCGAAAGGTGTCAGGACAGCGTACCCTTCTTTTTGTGGATGAAATCCATCGATTCAATAAAGCGCAACAGGATGCCTTCCTTCCCTATGTTGAACGGGGAGATATCATACTCATTGGAGCCACCACACAGAATCCTTCTTTCGAAGTGATTGCTCCCTTGTTGTCCCGGTCTATGGTGGTGGTGCTTCAATCCTTAAATGAGGAGGCGTTGAGGCATATCTTGACTCGTGCCCTTTCGGATACGAAGCGGGGACTCGGTTCCTCACGCATGACCCTTACTCCCGACGCGCAGCGTCTGTTAATTGGATATGGCAATGGCGATGCCCGGTCGATGTTAACGGGCCTGGAATTCGTCGTTGGCCAATATGCGAAGCCAGGCAAACCGATCACCATTGATCAACCGCAAGTTGAACAAGCCCTGAAGCAGAAGGCCTTACGATACGACAGGGATGGAGAAGAGCATTACAATCTGATTTCGGCATTTATTAAAAGCATGCGGGATTCCGATCCGGATGGGGCGTTGTATTGGCTGGCGCGGATGTTAGAGGGTGGAGAAGATCCTAAATTCATCGCCAGGCGAATGATGATTTTTGCATCGGAAGATGTCGGGATGGCCGACCCGCAGGGACTCTTGATTGCCTCAGCCGTTTTCCATGCGGTGGAGGTCATCGGATTACCCGAGGCACAAATCAACCTGGCGCATGGGGTGACCTATTTGGCTACTGCCCCAAAAAGCAACGCATCGTATATGGGGCTACTGGCAGCGAGGAAAGACGCCAAGGAAAAGGGCAATCTCCCGGTACCGCTGCATTTGCGTAATGCGGTGACGTCTCTGATGAAGGATCTGGATTATGGCAAAAACTACCGTTATGCCCATGACGACCCGAAAGGGGCTAAACAACAAACCCATCTTCCTAAAGAATTAGAAGGCCGCCGGTATTATCAACCTACCAATTCTGCCTCTCCTACAGATGAAGCAGAAGGCCTTAACTCGCCCTGGTAATTATCGAGTTCTGAAAAAGAGCCGGTTTTCGGACCGGTAGCCGAGCCACTTTTGTTTCGGCAAAAGTGGTCAAAACCATGGTGGCCGTGGCGTGGTCCTTCGGATCCCCTGCGCGGTTCGCCGACTCCGGCGGCGCGCAAACTCGCGGAGCTTGGCCTGAGTCTTCTCGAAGGGCTCAAGCAGTGCGCGCCTTTTTCCCGGAGTCGCCTGCACTGCTCGGCCATACCTCAAGGCCAGGAGAGCCGCCGGTATTATCGACCCAAGAATTCTTCTCCGACCGATGGAGAAGATATCAATGCCCCTTGGTGATGTTATCTGAAATCTGCTGGCCTGCCCTGAACTTAACACGACGCTGAAAGGCTGCCAGTTAACTCTTTTGATAGGCTTGGGCGAGGTCTTTAATCATTGGATAGTGTTTGGTATTGAGAGTTTTCAGTTCAAGGTTGTGGGTTGCGGCGGTGGCCGCAATCAACGCATCCGGTATTTCAACCCCATGAGACCGGCCGAATTGGCGAACCCAATCTCCGCCCATCTCGGCAATCGTTCGGGTTACATCGTAGTGAGGAATGGCAGAGAGGAACTGTTCAAAGGCCTGCTCTTCTTCTCTCCCTTTGATGCCGGCCCGTATTTCAGCAATCGTGATGACAGAGAGGCCTATCCTGTCTATATGCGTTTCCATCAAATCGCAGGCTAGGTCGAAACCTTTGAGATAGTCGATCAAGACATCCGAATCGATCAGGAAGGGTCTGTTCACGTTTGAGCCCTTCGGCTCCATCCTGTGCGAAGGTCGCGTAAGGCGGGAAGGTCCTTTCGATTTTTCCAGAGGCCTCGGGCCTGTTTGATGCGGGTGAGGCGCTGGGAGGGTGTATATTTTTCAATGAGTTCGTCGACGGCTTCTCGAATCAACTCACTTTGCTTCACTCCCCGCGTCAGGGCGATGATTTCCAATTGAGCCTTCTCCTCTTCCGTCAAGTAGATTTGCGTCCGTATCATAAATACTCCTTAGTAATGTATACATTAGAACTATACATCGCCGATGTTTTTTAGTCCATTCAAAGCACCTTGGTAATTCAGGGAGTTCAGAATGTATTGCCGGGTTTCGGCCCGGCAGCCGAGGTCCTTTTGTTTCGGCAAAAGAACCCAAAACCATGTTGGCCGTGGCGTGGCCCTTCGGGTCCCCTGCGCGGGTCGCCGACTTCGGCGGCGCGCAAACTCGCGGAGCTTGGCCTGAGGCTTCTCAAGGGGCTCAAACAGTGCGCGCCTTTTTCCCGAAGTCGCCTGCACTGCTCGGCCACACCACAAGGCCAGGAGAGACGGCGGAAACATGGAAGGAACCGGTTGAAACGGGTTAATAAATGAGATGACAAAAAACGGCGAAAATGTAAAAATTTCTTGAGGGAACTAGTGCATTTTTGACCAAACCCAATACATAGGGGGTTTTGGAGGAGTTTGAAAAGAATTTAATGGGAGGACACGGCCTGGGTTGTCTGAAAATGTTACCGAATACGGGAGTTTGTTACATCGGCTATTCAAAATCAGAACATTTGGACTGTCTATTTCTAGTTAGATTCACCAACTCATAAAAGAGGGTGAGTAGTCCGCTACCGGCCCACAGCGAACATCGTGGTGATATGAGTTTATGAAGCAAAGAAGTAAGAGAAAAGGGGACGGATTAATTTAATTCTTTTGGAATTTTTTCAAATATGTGTAGCGCGAGCCTATCGTGAACGACCTCTGGGTCCCCGTGGTAGTTGGCATTCTTCTCATCGGGGGGCTTGGCCTGCTCCTATCCTGGATTAGAGCGAGGAGTGGACGGGATGGGTCGGAGTTATCGGACTACGAGCGAATTGAAGTGCTGATGTCTCCCGCGGAGCGGTCGCTCTTCGGTGTCCTGAAGACTGTGGCTGGCGATGAGCTTGAGATCTTCGCGAAAGTTCGCATGGCCGACGTGTTGGCACCGAGTCGACAGTTAGATCCTTCTCGGCGTCGTAGTGCTTTAAATCGAACAATCTCAAAGCACTTCGACTACGTCGTTTGCACGGCAGATGACCTCCGTGTGTTGTGTGCTGTCGAGCTTGATGACCGTAGTCATCGTCGCCGAGACAGACGAGAGAGGGACGATTTCGTCAGCTCAACCTGCGCCGCAGTCGGCCTTCCGTTAGTACGCGTAAAGGCCGCACCGCAATACTCTGCTGCGTCGCTCGGCGAACAAATCCGGCTTGCAGTCCGAGGAGAATCCTCGTGACACATAACCAGGCGTTCAAGTGCGCTACGGCCTACGGCGGACGCCAATCCGCTACGCGGGTTGCCTGCCCCTGAGCGCAGCCTTAGACGGCAAGAGGGATTAACCAAGATTCAATGGCCGCTTCTGGCCGAGGCTGTGTGCCGACATGTCGGTTCCCGACCCAAAGCTGACATTTTGAAGTATCCTGCATTATTACGGCATTTCAACAAGGATTGTGAAAGTCGTCGCAGGTTTATGTGGAGGAAATGAAGGAGGCCTGCCTCACCAGAACGGTTTGGGGCGGTTAGTTGGAGGTTATAGATGTTGCGTTCGTTCGCACGGCTCCTCGTGCCGGTGGCAGGCGCAGTCCTGTCGATTGGAATATCCGTTGAAGCTTTTGCACAAGGCAAGCAACCTCTGAGCGCCACCGAATCGGACCCCGCGGCGCTTGGCTGGATGCAAGGTTTTCCGCCTGCGCCCGACAAAGTTATCGGGCAGCCAGATTCCAACTATTTCAGCTTTCCCAAAATGCGCTGGACGGTCTGCCATTTCCGGGAACTGCTACCAACGAAAGGGGTGAGCCGGGGGGTAGGTGCTCCCGTTCCCCTGGAGCGGGCGATCGACAAGGGCATTGGTGCGGTCAAGTTCGTCCCGCTTGATAGCACGGAAGAGATGAGCTGGGAAGACTCTCTTGCCGTGAACTACACCGACGGGATCGTTATCCTTCACAAAGGACGGATCGTCTATGAGCGCTATTTCGGCTGCCTGAACGAATTCGGCAAGCACGGAGCCATGTCTGTCACCAAGTCGGTGACTGGTTTGCTGGCTGAGATCCTGGTTGCAGAAGGTACCCTTGACGAGAACGCGCTCGTGTCATCAATCATCCCGGAACTGAAGGCGAGCGCCTTCGGGAGTGCAACTGTCCGCCAGGTGATGGAGATGACGACAGGGTTGCGCTACAGCGAGGACTATTCCGACCCAAAGGCAGATGTCTGGATTTATAACGCTGCGGCAAGCCCATTGCCCAAACCGGCAGACTATGTCGGCCCTCGGAGTTACTACGAGTTCCTACAGACAGTTCAACAGGCAGGCGCGCATGGTGAGGCGTTTGCTTATAAAACGATAAACACGGATACGTTGGGTTGGATCATCTCACGTGTCTCGGGTAAGTCGGTTACCGATTTGCTTTCGGAACGCATCTGGCGTCGGATAGGCGCCGAACAGGATGCGTATTTCACGGTTGATTCTATCGGCACGCCTTTCGCGGGTGGGGGGCTGAGTGCCGGTCTACGGGACTTGGCGCGCCTTGGCCTGCTGGTTCTTAATGAGGGCGTGATAAACAACCAGCGATTGTTTCCCGCTGAGGCGGTGCAGCGTATCCGCCAAGGTGGCGACAAGGCTGCCTTTGCCAAGGCCAGATACAAGTACCTGGCCGGCGGCAGCTATCGTGGAATGTGGTGGGTGTTCCATAACAACCATGAAGCCTTTGCCGCCCGCGGTGTGCATGGACAGACCATCTATGTGGACCCGACAGCGGAAGTGGTGATTGCACGGTTTGCCTCGCACCCAGTGGCAGGCAACTCTGCCAACGATCCGACCTCTCTGCCAGCCTATCAGGCGATAGGCGAGTATTTAATGCGCAAACGTTAAAGGAGGGGGAAATGGTGAAATTGCGGCCATGACTTTGCCTGAAATCGTTCTCTCCAAATGTCCACTACTGGCCGAAAACGGACACGATTTGGATTAATCAAGATACCCGCCTAACCTGTCGATGCAGCAGAACCCAGAGAGTGGAGCTTGAACTTCAATGTTAGCGAAAATGTAAGCGGATACCCCATTGTGTTACATGCGTCACTTTAAATTTTTCTAATATCCTTGAGGTGGAAGGGGGCATCCGTATCGTTTCGATATGGTTTCTCCTGATGGACCAGAGCATGCTAAGAGCCAGAAGCTTAATGCTTTAGTTCGCGGGGAGTGGTTCGCTTGTTGGTTTTTCTGATAGGTAAAAAGTATGTGGGGAATTACGAAATCTGGGATTGTTGTTTTTCGAGTTGGGTGGTGAGGTCGGCCCATTTGTGGGTGAGACGATCAAGGTCGCGTCCCCATTGTTCGCGTTCGTGGTGGAGGGCATTCCAGCGGGAGTAGTCTTGGTAGGTGGCCGGGTCGGCGAGTTCCACGTCCCGAGCTTTAATCTGTTCTTCGAGCTGACCAATTTCTTTTTCCAGGGTGGCGACCTGCTTTTCCAGGCGAGCGATGCTTTTTGAGAGGTCTCGTCGCGATGGAGCCTCAGGAGTGGCGACGGCGGTCTTGGCTTTCCCATTAGTGAGGTGCTCGGTGGTGGGTTTTTCTTTGTGGGGCTTCTCTTTTTTCTTCGATTTTTTCTTGTCGGGTGTGGCATCCGGCGGTATCTGGTCTTCCAGTTCTTTGGCCCGTTTCCAGCAATAGTATTCATAGTCGCCGATGTAATCGCGGGCTTGTCCATCGTCTATTTCCACGACGCGCGTGGCTACTCGCATGAGGAATGTGGGGTCGTGCGAGATAAACACCATGGTCCCGGGAAATTGGAGCAGTGCGTCCGTTAACATATCCACGGATGTGGGATCCAAATGATTGGTCGGCTCATCCAACAGCAAGGTATTGGCTGGCTCGACTAACATGCGGGCTAAGGCGACTCGATTACGTTCCCCGCCGCTCAAGGCTTTGATGGGTTTTTTCTGATCATCACCGGAGAATAAAAACGCGCCGGCTAATCCTCTTAAAAAATTGCGTTCAGTCATGGGCGCGGCTTCTTCCAGTGAATCCAATATGGAATGTTCAGATTTCAGGATTTCGGCCTGGTGCTGAGCAAAGTAGTGGAGGGTGACCCCGTGACCCAGGGTTCTGGACCCTTTTTCAAATTCCAGGACTCCGGCCAGGATTTTGAGAAGTGTAGATTTTCCAGCCCCGTTTTCCCCGACCAAGGCCACGCGTTGTCCCCGTTCAACCGAAAAATCCAAGCCATCATAGATGATTTTATCGCCATACCGTTTCCCGATATTCCGAAGTTCAAAGACGTCTTTTCCGCTGGCCGGCGGGTCGGGAAATTTAAATTTCAAACGTTTCGTGTCCCGTTGCAATTCAATCCGTTTGACTTTTTCAAGTTGTTTGATGCGGGACTGCACCTGGCTGGCTTTGTTGGCCTGGTATCGAAACCGGTCGACAAAGTTTTGGACGCGTGCAATTTCTTTGGATTGTCGATTGGCGGCGGCCTCTTCCTGGGCGTCTCGCTCTGCTCGGAGTTTTTGAAACCGCGTATAATTGCCGCGGTATTCCTGTAAGGTATGGTTTCGGACTTCCCAAATATGCGTGACCATGTTGTCTAAAAAGCCAATATCATGGCTGATGATCAACAGCGTGAAATTCGAAGAGAGTAAAAATGATTCCAGCCAACGCTGCGTGGGTTTGTCGAGGTGGTTGGTCGGCTCGTCCAGCATGAGAACGTCGGGGGCTGACAGCAGTAAGTGGGCTAAAGCCACCCGCATGCGATAGCCACCGGAGAGGGTGTCAATCTTGCGCTCCCAATCCGACTCCTGAAATCCCAATCCGGCAAGAATCCGCTTGGCTTCGTGATCGGGAAATTGATTCCGGTGTGTGGCATCGAGAATGGTGTTTCCCGGCAAAGACTCCAGTTCCTGTGGCAGATAGCCAAGGCGAAGAAACGGACGTTGTCGAATCCTACCGCTTTCGATCTCCTCCTCATTGAGGATCATGCGCATCAGTGAGGTTTTTCCTGATCCATTAGGACCTACGAGCCCCACACGGGTGTTGGGTTTGAGGTGTGCCGAAGCCTCAATGAACAGGGGTTTCGTGGGGTAGCTCTTGGAGATTTGTTCAATATGCAGCATGCGGAAACACCATCCAATATGTGAGATGAAAACTGAGTCAAAACCCCTTTGTCATGGTCAAAAAGACGGAAAGGAGGGATGAATTGGTGGAGCTGGCCGGGATTGAACCGGCGACCTCGTGAATGCCATTCACGCGCGCTCCCAACTGCGCTACAGCCCCACACCGAAAATGATGCTATCACGCGACTACGGTTCGGTCAAGAAAATCAGAGGCCAGAAAGGCAGAACTCCCTCGTTGACAAATTAGGCGTTGAGACCTACGATTCACCTTTGAAGCTCTGGCTGATCCGCTGGCCGAGTTTTTTTTTGTCCCGTGCTCTTGTCTTGTGCGTGTGGAGGAAGCTATGGCCGCATTGGTTGTTGTCGGCTCCCAATGGGGAGATGAAGGAAAAGGAAAAATTGTGGACCTTCTGGCCAGGGATGCGGATATCATTGTCCGCTATCAGGGAGGTTCCAATGCCGGCCATACGGTCATTACCAATAAAGGCACCTTTATTTTTCATTTGATTCCATCGGGTATTCTCTATCGAGGGAAGGTGTGCGCGTTGGGGAATGGGGTTGCCATTGATCCAGCCGGGTTGATCGAGGAATTGGACCGTTTGACTACCAAGGGGATTCCCGTTGGAAAACGATTTCTTATTAGTAATCGGGCCCATGTCATCATGCCCTATCATAAAGCCATTGATAAGGCTGAAGAGCAGGCGAAAGGGGCTCGCCGAATCGGGACGACGGGCCGAGGTATTGGTCCGGCGTATGTCGATAAAATGGCGCGAGTCGGCATTCGCATGGGAGATTTGCTGAATCCGGATGTGTTGCAACAAAAGATCCGGGAAAACCTGGTGGAAATTAATGCGTTCTTAGAGCGCATTTACAATGTGGATGGTTTTACAGTTGAGAAGGTTTTTAAAGATTATCAAGCCTATGGTGAGCGACTTCGTCCGCATATTACCGATGTAGCCTTGGTCTTGGACCGGGCCTTTGAACGGGGGAAGCGTGTCTTGTTTGAAGGCGCACAAGGGACCCATTTAGATGTCGATTTTGGGACGTATCCCTATGTCACCTCTTCAAGTTCCTGCTCGGGTGGGGCGTGTACCGGCAGTGGGGTCGGTCCCACGACGATAACGGGGGTTTTAGGTGTCACGAAGGCCTATACGACTCGAGTGGGCGGAGGACCGTTTCCGACAGAATTGACTGATGAAATGGGTCAGCAACTCATGCAGCGTGGGAATGAATACGGGTCGACGACGGGGCGGGCCCGCCGGTGTGGCTGGTTAGACATGGTGTTATTGCGATATGCCGTTCGAATCAACGGACTCACCTCATTGGCCATCACAAAGTTGGATGTGCTGGATGGCTGCAAAGAATTGAAAATT of the Nitrospiraceae bacterium genome contains:
- a CDS encoding ABC-F family ATP-binding cassette domain-containing protein encodes the protein MLHIEQISKSYPTKPLFIEASAHLKPNTRVGLVGPNGSGKTSLMRMILNEEEIESGRIRQRPFLRLGYLPQELESLPGNTILDATHRNQFPDHEAKRILAGLGFQESDWERKIDTLSGGYRMRVALAHLLLSAPDVLMLDEPTNHLDKPTQRWLESFLLSSNFTLLIISHDIGFLDNMVTHIWEVRNHTLQEYRGNYTRFQKLRAERDAQEEAAANRQSKEIARVQNFVDRFRYQANKASQVQSRIKQLEKVKRIELQRDTKRLKFKFPDPPASGKDVFELRNIGKRYGDKIIYDGLDFSVERGQRVALVGENGAGKSTLLKILAGVLEFEKGSRTLGHGVTLHYFAQHQAEILKSEHSILDSLEEAAPMTERNFLRGLAGAFLFSGDDQKKPIKALSGGERNRVALARMLVEPANTLLLDEPTNHLDPTSVDMLTDALLQFPGTMVFISHDPTFLMRVATRVVEIDDGQARDYIGDYEYYCWKRAKELEDQIPPDATPDKKKSKKKEKPHKEKPTTEHLTNGKAKTAVATPEAPSRRDLSKSIARLEKQVATLEKEIGQLEEQIKARDVELADPATYQDYSRWNALHHEREQWGRDLDRLTHKWADLTTQLEKQQSQIS
- a CDS encoding type II toxin-antitoxin system VapC family toxin, with translation MNRPFLIDSDVLIDYLKGFDLACDLMETHIDRIGLSVITIAEIRAGIKGREEEQAFEQFLSAIPHYDVTRTIAEMGGDWVRQFGRSHGVEIPDALIAATAATHNLELKTLNTKHYPMIKDLAQAYQKS
- a CDS encoding serine hydrolase, whose translation is MLRSFARLLVPVAGAVLSIGISVEAFAQGKQPLSATESDPAALGWMQGFPPAPDKVIGQPDSNYFSFPKMRWTVCHFRELLPTKGVSRGVGAPVPLERAIDKGIGAVKFVPLDSTEEMSWEDSLAVNYTDGIVILHKGRIVYERYFGCLNEFGKHGAMSVTKSVTGLLAEILVAEGTLDENALVSSIIPELKASAFGSATVRQVMEMTTGLRYSEDYSDPKADVWIYNAAASPLPKPADYVGPRSYYEFLQTVQQAGAHGEAFAYKTINTDTLGWIISRVSGKSVTDLLSERIWRRIGAEQDAYFTVDSIGTPFAGGGLSAGLRDLARLGLLVLNEGVINNQRLFPAEAVQRIRQGGDKAAFAKARYKYLAGGSYRGMWWVFHNNHEAFAARGVHGQTIYVDPTAEVVIARFASHPVAGNSANDPTSLPAYQAIGEYLMRKR
- a CDS encoding adenylosuccinate synthase, which gives rise to MAALVVVGSQWGDEGKGKIVDLLARDADIIVRYQGGSNAGHTVITNKGTFIFHLIPSGILYRGKVCALGNGVAIDPAGLIEELDRLTTKGIPVGKRFLISNRAHVIMPYHKAIDKAEEQAKGARRIGTTGRGIGPAYVDKMARVGIRMGDLLNPDVLQQKIRENLVEINAFLERIYNVDGFTVEKVFKDYQAYGERLRPHITDVALVLDRAFERGKRVLFEGAQGTHLDVDFGTYPYVTSSSSCSGGACTGSGVGPTTITGVLGVTKAYTTRVGGGPFPTELTDEMGQQLMQRGNEYGSTTGRARRCGWLDMVLLRYAVRINGLTSLAITKLDVLDGCKELKICTGYRYEGKLHKEMPGDLQVLAGCEPVYERWSGWATDTTGLKGYKQLPPAAKRYLARIEELTGCRIDMISTGSKREDTIVVKNPLIRSRKA
- a CDS encoding replication-associated recombination protein A, with the protein product MEFFEPQSQEDLFPVQESSDIPAAPLAERMRPLDFDEFVGQEDVLAEGQPLRVAIEHDRVPSLILWGPPGTGKTTLASIIANKTRATFIPFSAVLSGVPELRGLLKTAQQRRKVSGQRTLLFVDEIHRFNKAQQDAFLPYVERGDIILIGATTQNPSFEVIAPLLSRSMVVVLQSLNEEALRHILTRALSDTKRGLGSSRMTLTPDAQRLLIGYGNGDARSMLTGLEFVVGQYAKPGKPITIDQPQVEQALKQKALRYDRDGEEHYNLISAFIKSMRDSDPDGALYWLARMLEGGEDPKFIARRMMIFASEDVGMADPQGLLIASAVFHAVEVIGLPEAQINLAHGVTYLATAPKSNASYMGLLAARKDAKEKGNLPVPLHLRNAVTSLMKDLDYGKNYRYAHDDPKGAKQQTHLPKELEGRRYYQPTNSASPTDEAEGLNSPW
- a CDS encoding ribbon-helix-helix domain-containing protein, whose product is MIRTQIYLTEEEKAQLEIIALTRGVKQSELIREAVDELIEKYTPSQRLTRIKQARGLWKNRKDLPALRDLRTGWSRRAQT
- a CDS encoding DUF2726 domain-containing protein; amino-acid sequence: MNDLWVPVVVGILLIGGLGLLLSWIRARSGRDGSELSDYERIEVLMSPAERSLFGVLKTVAGDELEIFAKVRMADVLAPSRQLDPSRRRSALNRTISKHFDYVVCTADDLRVLCAVELDDRSHRRRDRRERDDFVSSTCAAVGLPLVRVKAAPQYSAASLGEQIRLAVRGESS